The Fulvitalea axinellae region TTTGTCTATTAATTTATCACTCATATTATCTTTATGAAGGTGAATTATACTGAGGAAATGGAAAAAGGAAATATCCAGTGGGTGCGCTGTAAACTGGTATTGGCATTTTTTATAATGGCTTTACCGCTGGTAAACGGTTTTGGACAAAGCGATAAGATCCCCGAGAGCAGAAAAAAAGCATTGGAAGAGTTAGTCGTATTGATTAGTAATAACAGGATTAAAGAACTGTCCGAGAAGGTAGTGTATCCTTTGCGACGCCCTAATCCCGTTCCTGATTTGATGAGCCCCCGTGAGTTTGTGCAATATTATTCCATACTCTTTGATAACTCTTTCCGCGACAAGCTCTCATCTACTGACTTCGGCCCGTCAAATACAATTAATAATTACCTGGGCGTGGGGATTTTGAACGGTGATATGTGGGTAAATGACGAGGGTAAAATCATAGCGGTCAATTATAATTCTGAATCCGAACGTAATTTGAAAATGTGGTTGCGAAAGGAAGCGGAGTCGATTACGCACAAAAGTTTGGGGGTCTGGGAGAAAAACATAGTGGATTGTGAGACCGACAAGTTTCGAATACGTGTGGACAAATTGGAAGACGGGCGTTTGCGTTATGCTTCATGGAGCCTCCCTAAAACCTTGGCCGATAAGCCTGATCTGGTTTTGTATAACGGCAAACAACGTTTTCAAGGAACCATCGGAGGAGTTACTTATACATTTAAAAATGGCCCTTGGTCGTATAAGGTAAATATCGTGAATATCGCCGCAGTGGAAACGGCCAAGGATGCGGGCGTATTTCTGGTAGTTTCTAAGGGGGGAAAAGAAATAGTTTTGGAGAAGGCGAAACTAACCAAAAATAAAAGATGAAAATGGGCGGGATTAATCCTCATAAATCACCTCTAGCCCCTTGAACGTTTCCCGATGGTCTTTGCCGATTTTTTTAAGGATTGCGGCGAATCTTCTGAGTGTTTTCTGCATATCCAGAATCTCCCTGAATGTCGCCTCGTCGATGGTCTCTTTGGCCGGTAGCCAAAAGTCTTCGCCGAATACTACATGGTCGGCCTCGTCGTGGTGCTTGAGGTGCATGGTGTTGCGCATGTGGCACAGGCGAAGGAAAATCCGCTCCAGTTCGTCGCAGAGGTCCGCAGGCATTATATTTTTGGCTTTTAGGGCTTGGAGGCGCTCCCGTGTGTTGGTTTTGTTGAGCCTGAAAAGCAATGACAGCTGTTGGGCACCGATAGTCAAAAGCCTTAGGCAACGGTCTTTGATATCGAAACGGTTGTTTTCCGTAATGTCGGTCGGTTCTTTGGAGTCCGCAAGCCAGCGCATCTGTTCTTGCAGGTGTTTCTCTTTCGGGTAATGTTTTAGTCGGCTGGCTTCGAATTCCGAAGCGTAATTCCTTGTTCTGGCTTTGGCTTTTGACGGATAATCTTCCGTTCCCAATACCCGGAAAACCCGGGTGTCGGACAAGTTACCGTCTTCGTTATTGGCCCTCACGATTCCCGAAGCCAGAAAGCTCCCCTTGTCCTTTAGCCATTCCATATCGGGGCCGTACCCGTAATTCACGTCTTTTAGCCCAAGTTTTTCCACGGCCAGTTGGCGGGCCAGGTAGAGCTTGCCGGAGGTGAGGTGTTTGAGCCTTGTGATCAGTTCGTGTTCGGAATCGTCGCCGAGGTAGCCGAAATCTATATCCGAGGCGGCGACGCACTCTTCCCGGCCGAAACTTCCGGTGGCCATAAGTGCCAAGCCCCGTTTCGGGTGCCCGGCAAGAGCCATACTTTCCAGGCTGCAGTCGGCTACCAGTTGTTCCCTAAACCTTGTCATTTGAGACATAAGTACGCCTATATCCTCACCGGCGGAGGCTCTGGCCTGTATGTCTTTTTCGTGTTGGATCATTTCGTCGCTGGCCCGTGCGGCGTCGGTAAAAAAGGCTGGCAGATGGGTATCCGTAAAGTAGCTGTTCTCCATTACCATCCGGAGAAAGAAGTATTCGCAACAGGCTTGGGCAAAGAATTCTATGGATTCCGACCAGAGGGTCTCGCTGATCAGCGATTGGATCTTGGCTTTGATTACGGCCATGATTCCCGCATATCGATAAGAGTCTGAATCACTTTCCATTTGTCCCAATAGACTCATCAGGAAGGTGATGGGACTAGGGGCGAAAGCCTTTTCCGCCCGATGTATTAAGGAAAGGAATCGCTCGGTATTGTCCACGTCGAGATCTTCCCGCTCATTGCCGGCGCGGTCGGTTAATAGCATGCATTGGGCTACGGCCGATCGGGGCGGTTGCCGGGAAACTCCGGAGGCGGATGTATTGCGGATTACTCGTTGTGGCTTGGCGCGGGTGAACATTCTAAGGGAAACGGTTACTCGTTTCGTGGTTTGTCGGGTTGTGCGGATGCCGTCAGTACGGTTTTTTTCCCGGTTTGAAGCCAAAACCTTAACAGATACAGCTACTTTTTACTAAAACCACTTTCGTTCTTAACCAAAGTCAATGCGTACGGTTTTTTGTCCGGCTACTTTGCGCATATGAAAACGAACGAATCCAAAATGATGAAAGCCGTAGTGTACGATCGTTACGGCGCTCCGGACGTGCTCCGGCTTGCCCAAAAGCTACGTCCAACAGCCCGTAAGGGAGAAGTGTTGATCCGCGTACGGGCGACTTCCGTAACGGCCGGAGACTGGCGGCTGCGAAGGGCCGACCCTTGTTTGGTCCGGCTGTATAACGGAATAAGCAAGCCCCGGCGCCGGATATTGGGACATGAGTTTGCGGGCGAAGTGGTGGGCTTGGGAGAGGGCGCGGAGGGATTCGCCATTGGCGACAGGGTCTTCGGGTCTACGGGCTTCGGTTCGGGAGCGCATGCCGAATATCTGTGCCAGCCTGCCGACGGCCCACTGGCGCATATGCCGGACGGACTGGGTTTTGAGGAAGCGGCCACCGCCCCGGTCGGCGCCTTGACGGCCCTTCACTTTCTGCGGGAAGGGGACGTGGGCGAAGGCGATCGCTTGCTGATTCATGGCGCTTCGGGCTCGGTGGGGAGCGCGGCCGTACAGTTGGCCAAAGCCTACGGCGCTATGGTAACGGCCGTTTGCGGACCTTCAAACACTGAGGCGATCAAAGCTTTGGGGGCCGACAGGGTGGTGGATTATAGCCGTACGGATTTTACGAAGACGGGAGAACGATATGATTTCGCGTTTAATACCGTAGGCGAGACGGATTATAGCGAATGTAAAAAGGTACTGAAATCGGGCGGTACGTACTTGGCCTGCGACGCCACGCTGGGCGATTATGGCAAGTTGTTGCTCAAATCCGTGTTCGGAGGGCGCAGGATCGTAGCCGGAGTGGCTAGGGAGACCAAGGAAGACCTGTTGCGGATTCGGGAGTTATTGGCCAAGGGGATGTTTTGTCCGCTGATTGGGCAGCGGTATTCTCTGGCGGAATTGCCCGAGGCGCACGCCCATGCGGAATCGGGACACAAAAGGGGAAACCTTTCGGTGAAGGTGGCCTGAAATGGGAGAGGCTTCAGGAGTCCCCTTTTTCGGCTATCCGTTTGCGGATGCGGCTGAGGGATTCCGGCTTTACGCCCAGATAGGTAGCCAAATGGTATTGGGGCACGCGAGTCAACAGCTCCGGCCGGGTATCCATCAGGTGCAGGTACCGTTCTTCGGGACTCTTGATGATATAATCGGCCAGGGCTTCCTGATTTTCGCCAAAATCCTTTTCGGCGGACTGACGGCAAAGGCTTTCGAAGATGGGCAGGCGGCTGTAAAGTTCCTGTTCTTTTTCGTAAGTAAGACAAACGAGCGTAGAATCTTCTACGCAGGCCAAATAATGTCTGGACGGCGTACCGCTGGTATAGCTTTTAAAAGAGGAAACCGTTTGGCCTTCGGTGTAAAAGGCTACGGTTTTCTCTTCGCCTTTGACGAGGTAATAGATTCTCAGGCATCCCTTTAATACGTGATAACTTTCCTTGGACACTTGCCCTTCCCGGAGCAGGATGTCGGATTTGTCAAAAGTTTTGATCTTGATGCAGTCGTCAACAATTTTGGCTTCTTCCTCATTCAAGTCCACATATTCTCTTACCAAGTCCGAGCTTCTGTCTTTCATCGTTGCGAAGGGTTTCGTTTTCTAAATATTGGGAACGGATGATTTATCCATATAAAGAGAGTCAAGCGTGGCGCCCATGCGGGAATATATAACTTTTACCCGCGGTTTTGTTCCCTCAATTTTAAAAATGGTGAAATGAGGCTCATGAGCGGTTTGTGCCTCGAAATTTCCTTTGTGTCAGTATTCGGGATCGGGTCTTCAACTGCCGGCGCCGGTAGCGATATTTATAAAACCGGTGGTCTCATTTACAAAAAATGCGAAAGGTATCGAGTGCCTTTCGGGTCGGTCATAAAGCTTACGAAATCCATATCCATGCCTTGGTGGTATTTTCTGGCCGGAAGCTGATGTTCTTCTCTAATTCTGTTTTCATGTCGTTCGATGGTGAAGTGTTCCTCATTATTCGACCATAGGCGAAGAGAAGGCCTATCCGTGTATTCTCGCCGGTAGGCCCCCAGTCGATTGGTTCCGGTCTGGAAGTTATACATGTGGCCCATCTCATGTCCCATCTGAACAAATGAGGGACAAAAAACTATATTACCGTCAGGCGGCAATCGATAGTCTGTCCTTTTTAGTTCACCTTTTGATTCGGGAGGATAGTTCCAAGTGTTCCAGTCTTGTCCGTATACAAAATCAAGTTCGGTGGATGGATACGAAAACATAATATCACCCGGCATCGGCGATTCTTTTGGTATCTCTGCCAATGGATCATTGATATCAAAAGGTTTTGTTAGTGGGCGTTCAGGTACGAGGTCATTCAGCTTTACGCAAATGGACTTTCCATATTCGGGTCTTGCGGGCCGAATCGTCGATGAGAAGTGAGCGTCCTGTACGAGATAGCGCACCAAAGAACGGCCATATGGCCTGCTCATCAATCTCACCAATGCGCTTAGGGTTTGTGGATGAAAATCAGGTACTGGCTCGGATTTCATAAATCCGGTCTTTAGTTTCGAAGCGATCTTCATTTTACTACTTTGTTTTTCACGCTTCAGAATTTGCTTCCAAAGTCTATTCATTTCCTCTTCAGCGGCGCGTCGCTCAGTCTTGTCGGGTGTTTCATTCCTGGATAAAGACAACCAGCCTCCATGTTCTGCCAAATGTTGCATCAACAGCACATGTTCTGTATGGACACTCTCCAATAGGTACAAGATGCTTTTTGTGTAAAGCGGAAGGTAATGAACACTTCTCATTTCTCTTCGCCTGTTCCAACGGTAGATCTCATGCTCCAAGTCCTCCAGCAGTTCCAGCCTGGCATTCCAGTCGCCTTCCGAATCATAAAGGTGATAGTGCTGTAGCATCCCTTCAAAGGCGGCTAATTCAGGCAAGAGTGCAAAACGAGCCTCAAACTGCTCCTCTCCTTCTTGCCGTATCAAATCGCAAAATTCCTCCCTACTGATTAGTCCCTTGATCATTCGAACATCAAAGCGAGTGCCTTTCATTTCGGATTTTTTGGGCATATAGAATTCTCCTGACGAATCGCTGTCTTCTTCTTTTCCGTACTTCAATGGCGTCAAGGGGCCATAATGTCCCCACCTGTTTGGAGCCGTTAGCCATGGGAAATCTTGTCGTTGGCCTTCATTGTAAAATTGGAAATTGCGCATGGAAGCGACTTGTCCTTTCGTTTTCCTCAGTCCCAGATTGCATAAAAACTGTTCATGAACCTCATTCATATCAAAAGCAAACCAATCATCTGATTCGGGAGAACGTGACGGTGAAGGACATTCAGGATTAAATGATTCATGTACATCTACTCCATCCGTAGTAACATAAACCACCTTTGGGCGTTCAGCGAGTCTCGTGAAGTAATAAAGACTCATTTTACGTGCACGTTCTTCCCAATGTTGAATTTCCTCAGCTCCGGATTCCTCAGGGAGCGGTGGCAGATGGTCCTTCATCCACATTTTATAAATGCTCATTTCGGTATGGACACCGGCTTCGTCTTCACTTGCGTCATACTTTCCTTTGGCGACACCGGCCTTTTCCATATACTGCTCTAAAGAAACCGCTTTTCCCCGAGTGGAAACGATGCCCGCATGCGTCAATTCTTTGTTGCCCAACACCAAATCCATGTCCGCCCAATCATCTACCTGCTCACACTTCTTCAACTTATCCAATGACAGTCGACTTAACTTGGATTTTAAATCAGCCAGTGTGGTTTTATCATCCAAAACAAGTGCCTGATCAATGGACTTCATCACCAATCGAAGATTGGCCATGAGTTCTTCCTTTTCAGAAGCGTCAGGCATACGGTCGATTTCTTCAATAAGATGAGCAGGCAAGTCTCCCCAGTGAGAAATCAGCGACTTTTGTTCTTTATCTTCTCTGTAAACAAAGCGCTGAATGGGAAGGGCAGGAGGTTGTTTTGCAAGCCCTTGGCTCGGAGATGCCTTCGATTGGTTTTGGAATGATCTTGTTGCGGAACGTGTCTTCCATACAGACCCGTAGCTCATCTTGAGGGATTTTTTATAGGTAACTCATAAACGGAGACACAGTTCTCCTCATGATCTTCTCATTTTTATCGGAATGCCATATTCTTAGAACATGTTTGAGTCAGTATACCTCATATCTTACCAACATCATATATTCATCTTCGACATTGTTCGGTTTGTCGAGAAAAGGCAAGGAAGGCAAAGCTCGCTGTATTTTCGTGTATCAAAATCATTGTTAACGAAAGGGTAAATAGATTGCTTTGTTA contains the following coding sequences:
- a CDS encoding putative nucleotidyltransferase substrate binding domain-containing protein, coding for MASNREKNRTDGIRTTRQTTKRVTVSLRMFTRAKPQRVIRNTSASGVSRQPPRSAVAQCMLLTDRAGNEREDLDVDNTERFLSLIHRAEKAFAPSPITFLMSLLGQMESDSDSYRYAGIMAVIKAKIQSLISETLWSESIEFFAQACCEYFFLRMVMENSYFTDTHLPAFFTDAARASDEMIQHEKDIQARASAGEDIGVLMSQMTRFREQLVADCSLESMALAGHPKRGLALMATGSFGREECVAASDIDFGYLGDDSEHELITRLKHLTSGKLYLARQLAVEKLGLKDVNYGYGPDMEWLKDKGSFLASGIVRANNEDGNLSDTRVFRVLGTEDYPSKAKARTRNYASEFEASRLKHYPKEKHLQEQMRWLADSKEPTDITENNRFDIKDRCLRLLTIGAQQLSLLFRLNKTNTRERLQALKAKNIMPADLCDELERIFLRLCHMRNTMHLKHHDEADHVVFGEDFWLPAKETIDEATFREILDMQKTLRRFAAILKKIGKDHRETFKGLEVIYED
- a CDS encoding Crp/Fnr family transcriptional regulator, yielding MKDRSSDLVREYVDLNEEEAKIVDDCIKIKTFDKSDILLREGQVSKESYHVLKGCLRIYYLVKGEEKTVAFYTEGQTVSSFKSYTSGTPSRHYLACVEDSTLVCLTYEKEQELYSRLPIFESLCRQSAEKDFGENQEALADYIIKSPEERYLHLMDTRPELLTRVPQYHLATYLGVKPESLSRIRKRIAEKGDS
- a CDS encoding NAD(P)-dependent alcohol dehydrogenase, which encodes MKTNESKMMKAVVYDRYGAPDVLRLAQKLRPTARKGEVLIRVRATSVTAGDWRLRRADPCLVRLYNGISKPRRRILGHEFAGEVVGLGEGAEGFAIGDRVFGSTGFGSGAHAEYLCQPADGPLAHMPDGLGFEEAATAPVGALTALHFLREGDVGEGDRLLIHGASGSVGSAAVQLAKAYGAMVTAVCGPSNTEAIKALGADRVVDYSRTDFTKTGERYDFAFNTVGETDYSECKKVLKSGGTYLACDATLGDYGKLLLKSVFGGRRIVAGVARETKEDLLRIRELLAKGMFCPLIGQRYSLAELPEAHAHAESGHKRGNLSVKVA